A stretch of Actinomycetota bacterium DNA encodes these proteins:
- a CDS encoding cation diffusion facilitator family transporter: MSTEGGMKAVIAALMANLGIAVSKFVAFAFTGSSSMLSEAIHSVADSGNQILLLIGNKRSNKPADEHHPFGYGRRRYVYGFVVAIVLFMVGGLFSLYEGIHKWQHPEPLDDWWIAVVVLLVAIVLESFSFRTAIREANRARGKRSLGKFVRDARQPELPVILLEDFGALIGLVFALTGVGMAVITDDGRFDALGAMAVGTLLVVIAIFLAMEMTTMLVGESALPEEVDAIRAALESSDGVLRVIHLRTMHVGPDELLVGAKISIANSGTGQDIAAAIDAAEKSLRAAVPTARYIFLEPDIDREASLPTVI; the protein is encoded by the coding sequence ATGAGCACAGAAGGCGGAATGAAGGCTGTCATTGCGGCGCTGATGGCAAACCTTGGCATCGCGGTCAGCAAGTTCGTGGCCTTCGCGTTCACCGGGTCCTCGTCGATGCTGTCTGAAGCCATTCACTCAGTCGCCGACTCCGGCAATCAGATCCTGCTGCTGATCGGTAATAAACGCTCCAACAAGCCAGCCGATGAGCATCATCCCTTCGGATACGGGCGCCGTCGCTATGTCTATGGCTTCGTCGTAGCCATCGTGCTGTTCATGGTCGGTGGTCTGTTCTCGTTGTACGAGGGCATTCACAAGTGGCAGCACCCTGAGCCGCTTGATGACTGGTGGATCGCTGTTGTCGTACTCCTCGTGGCGATTGTGTTGGAGAGTTTCAGTTTCCGCACGGCTATTCGCGAGGCCAACCGCGCGCGCGGAAAGCGCTCGCTTGGCAAATTCGTGCGCGATGCACGTCAGCCTGAACTGCCTGTCATTCTGCTTGAAGACTTTGGTGCATTGATCGGCCTTGTGTTTGCGCTGACTGGTGTCGGGATGGCAGTCATCACGGACGACGGTCGCTTCGATGCTCTCGGTGCGATGGCAGTCGGCACCTTGCTCGTGGTCATTGCCATCTTCTTGGCGATGGAGATGACGACCATGCTGGTAGGAGAAAGCGCACTTCCGGAAGAAGTTGACGCAATTCGTGCAGCACTTGAATCATCGGACGGTGTATTGCGTGTTATTCACCTGCGCACGATGCACGTTGGTCCAGATGAGCTGCTCGTAGGAGCCAAGATTTCGATCGCGAACAGTGGCACGGGCCAAGACATCGCAGCGGCAATTGATGCCGCAGAGAAGTCGCTGCGCGCAGCAGTCCCCACAGCCAGGTACATCTTCCTGGAACCTGACATTGATCGCGAGGCTTCACTTCCGACAGTGATCTAG